One Methylosarcina fibrata AML-C10 DNA segment encodes these proteins:
- a CDS encoding SgcJ/EcaC family oxidoreductase, with translation MNPPTSETHLSNAANEAAVRALYQQLMDAWNNGSGDDYAVTFAEDGILVGFDGTAFNGRQEIVSFHQPLFDKWLKGTRLTGDVTRVQFLTADIAVMHAIGSTIMRGKSKPDPARDSLQTLVAVREHGDWKLAAFQN, from the coding sequence ATGAATCCACCAACATCGGAAACACACCTCAGTAATGCTGCGAACGAAGCTGCCGTCCGCGCGCTTTATCAGCAGTTGATGGATGCCTGGAACAACGGTAGCGGCGATGACTATGCCGTTACCTTTGCCGAAGATGGCATTCTTGTCGGGTTCGATGGCACAGCCTTCAATGGGCGGCAGGAGATTGTTTCGTTTCATCAGCCATTGTTTGATAAGTGGCTCAAGGGAACACGTTTAACAGGAGACGTTACGCGCGTGCAGTTCCTAACCGCCGACATTGCCGTAATGCATGCTATCGGCAGTACAATTATGCGCGGTAAATCGAAACCCGACCCTGCAAGAGATTCCCTTCAGACTCTCGTTGCCGTGCGGGAGCATGGCGACTGGAAGCTCGCCGCCTTTCAAAACTAA
- a CDS encoding VOC family protein, which yields MSNLLVQPYLTFGGRCQEALEFYRTALGAQVEMVMRFKDSPEPPPPGVLQPGFENKVMHSSFRIGNTTIMASDGCQEGSAFSGFALSLTVPTEAEADRAFAALADGGQVKMPLAKTFWSPRFGMLTDRFGVDWMVIVVTEPAQ from the coding sequence ATGTCGAATTTATTAGTCCAACCTTACCTAACCTTCGGCGGCCGCTGCCAAGAAGCGCTTGAGTTTTACCGTACCGCGCTCGGTGCGCAGGTGGAGATGGTAATGCGCTTTAAGGACAGTCCTGAACCGCCTCCACCGGGAGTGTTACAACCGGGCTTTGAAAATAAAGTCATGCATTCCAGCTTCCGCATTGGTAATACCACAATCATGGCTTCCGACGGTTGCCAGGAAGGCTCGGCCTTCAGCGGCTTTGCGCTCTCGCTTACCGTGCCGACGGAAGCCGAAGCTGACCGCGCTTTCGCCGCGCTAGCCGATGGCGGCCAGGTAAAGATGCCCTTAGCCAAGACGTTCTGGTCACCGCGCTTCGGCATGCTGACCGACCGCTTTGGCGTCGATTGGATGGTCATTGTCGTGACTGAACCGGCACAATGA
- a CDS encoding DUF1428 family protein produces MTYVDGFVAAVPTENKSLYKTHAEKAAAVFSA; encoded by the coding sequence ATGACTTATGTCGATGGCTTTGTCGCCGCAGTACCCACAGAAAATAAAAGCCTCTATAAAACCCATGCGGAAAAAGCTGCGGCCGTATTCAGCGCTTGA